One Fusarium falciforme chromosome 1, complete sequence genomic window carries:
- a CDS encoding Plasma membrane ATPase: protein MAEEKVTGAPALDTNIETGGFDEKRGQVPPPSHAPAKGPADDEEPDEDMDALIEDLESEDGHQFEEEEETQPGGGRVVPEDMLQTDSRVGLTESEVIARRRKYGLNQMKEEKENLILKFLMFFVGPIQFVMEAAAVLAAGLEDWIDFGVICALLLLNAAVGFIQEFQAGSIVEELKKTLALKAVVLRDGTLKEIEAPEVVPGDILQVEEGTIIPADGRFVTEGCFVQVDQSAITGESLAVDKHQGDNCYASSAVKRGEAFVVITATGDNTFVGRAAALVSQSAGGTGHFTEVLNGIGTILLVLVVLTLLIVWVSSFYRSNGIVDILRFTLAITIVGVPVGLPAVVTTTMAVGAAYLAKKQAIVQKLSAIESLAGVEILCSDKTGTLTKNKLSLAEPFTVEGVEPDDLMLTACLAASRKKKGIDAIDKAFLKSLKFYPRAKSVLSKYKVLDFQPFDPVSKKVQAVVESPQGERIICVKGAPLFVLKTVEEDHPIPEEVDRAYKNCVAEFATRGFRSLGVARKRGEGAWEILGIMPCSDPPRHDTARTINEAKRLGLSIKMLTGDAVGIARETSRQLGLGTNVYNAERLGLGGGGDMPGSEVYDFVEAADGFAEVFPQHKYNVVEILQQRGYLVAMTGDGVNDAPSLKKADTGIAVEGASDAARSAADIVFLAPGLGAIIDALKTSRQIFHRMYAYVVYRIALSLHMEIFLGLWIAILNKSLNIELVVFIAIFADIATLAIAYDNAPYSPTPVKWNLPKLWGMSVLLGVVLAVGTWIALTTMYANSHDGGIVQNFGNIDEVLFLEISLTENWLIFITRANGPFWSSIPSWQLAGAILVVDILATLFAIFGWFVEDGRTSIVAVVRIWIFSFGIFCVMGGLYYFMQGSTGFDNLMHGKSPKQNQKQRSLEDFVVSLQRVSTQHEKSQ, encoded by the exons ATGGCGGAAGAGAAGGTCACCGGCGCTCCGGCGCTGGACACCAACATTGAGACTGGCGGCTTCGATGAGAAGCGAGGACAGGTTCCTCCCCCCTCCCACGCTCCTGCCAAGGGCcccgccgacgacgaggagcccGATGAGGATATGGACGCCCTGATCGAGGACCTTGAGTCCGAGGATGGCCACCAGttcgaggaagaggaggagacccAGCCCGGTGGTGGACGTGTCGTCCCCGAGGATATGCTCCAGACCGACTCTCGCGTGGGCCTAACTGAGAGCGAGGTCATTGCACGACGACGCAAGTATGGCCTGAACCAAAtgaaagaggagaaagagaaTCTCATCCTCAAGTTCCTGATGT TCTTCGTGGGACCCATCCAATTCGTTATG GAAGCCGCTGCGGTTCTCGCTGCTGGTCTCGAGGATTGGATCGATTTCGGAGTCATCTGcgctctgcttcttctgaACGCAGCTGTTGGTTTCATCCAGGAATTCCAGGCC GGATCCATcgttgaggagctcaagaagacccTGGCCCTTAAGGCTGTCGTCCTCCGTGACGGCAccctcaaggagattgaggcccCCGAGGTTGTTCCCGGTGATATCCTCCAGGTTGAGGAGGGTACCATCATCCCCGCCGACGGTCGCTTCGTTACCGAGGGCTGCTTCGTTCAGGTTGATCAGTCTGCCATCACCGGCGAGTCTCTGGCTGTCGACAAGCACCAGGGTGACAACTGCTATGCTTCGTCCGCTGTCAAGCGTGGTGAGGCTTTCGTTGTTATCACCGCTACTGGTGACAACACCTTTGTTGGTCGCGCCGCTGCCCTCGTCTCCCAGTCTGCTGGTGGCACCGGTCACTTCACTGAGGTTCTCAACGGCATTGGTACGATCTTGCTTGTTCTCGTCGTCCTTACTCTCCTCATTGTCTGGGTTTCTTCCTTCTACCGCTCCAATGGCATTGTCGATATCCTCCGTTTCACCCTGGCCATCACCATTGTCGGTGTCCCCGTCGGTCTTCCCGCCGTCGTTACCACCACCATGGCCGTCGGTGCTGCCTACctcgccaagaagcaggccatTGTCCAGAAGCTTTCCGCCATCGAGTCCCTCGCTGGTGTCGAGATTCTCTGCTCTGACAAGACCGGTACTCTGACCAAGAACAAGCTTTCTCTTGCCGAGCCCTTCACTGTCGAGGGTGTTGAGCCTGATGACCTGATGCTTACTGCCTGCTTGGCCGCTTcccgcaagaagaagggtatcgatgccatcgacaaggctTTCCTCAAGTCGCTGAAGTTCTACCCCCGTGCCAAGAGCGTCCTCTCCAAGTACAAGGTCCTTGACTTCCAGCCTTTCGACCCCGTCTCCAAGAAGGTTCAGGCCGTTGTCGAGTCCCCTCAGGGCGAGCGCATCATCTGTGTCAAGGGCGCCCCTCTTTTCGTTCTCAAGACCGTCGAGGAGGACCACCCCATCCCTGAGGAGGTTGACCGTGCCTACAAGAACTGTGTCGCCGAGTTCGCTACCCGTGGTTTCCGATCCCTTGGTGTTGCCCGCAAGCGTGGTGAGGGTGCCTGGGAGATTCTCGGTATCATGCCCTGCTCTGACCCTCCCCGTCACGACACTGCCCGCACCATCAACGAAGCCAAGCGCCTGGGTCTCTCCATCAAGATGCTTACTGGTGACGCCGTCGGTATTGCCCGTGAGACTTCTCGTCAGCTCGGTCTCGGTACCAACGTCTACAACGCTGAGcgtctcggtctcggtggTGGCGGTGACATGCCCGGTTCTGAGGTCTATGATTTCGTTGAGGCTGCCGATGGTTTTGCCGAGGTCTTCCCCCAGCACAAGTACAATGTCGTCGAGATTCTTCAGCAGCGTGGTTACCTCGTTGCCAtgactggtgatggtgtcaaCGACGCTCCCTCTCTGAAGAAGGCTGATACTGGTATTGCTGTCGAGGGTGCCTCCGATGCTGCTCGTTCTGCCGCCGATATTGTCTTCCTTGCCCCTGGTCTCGGTGCCATCATTGATGCCCTCAAGACTTCCCGCCAGATTTTCCACCGCATGTACGCTTACGTCGTCTACCGTATCGCCCTGTCCCTGCACATGGAGATCTTCCTTGGTCTCTGGATTGCTATCCTGAACAAGTCCCTCAACATTGAGCTGGTTGTCTTCATCGCCATTTTCGCCGATATCGCCACCCTGGCTATTGCCTACGACAACGCCCCCTACTCGCCTACCCCCGTCAAGTGGAACCTGCCCAAGCTCTGGGGTATGTCCGTCCTTCTCGGTGTTGTCCTGGCTGTCGGCACCTGGATTGCTCTCACCACCATGTACGCCAACTCGCACGACGGTGGTATCGTCCAGAACTTCGGTAACATCGACGAGGTCCTCTTCCTTGAGATTTCGCTCACTGAGAACTggctcatcttcatcacccGTGCCAACGGTCCCTTCTGGTCCTCCATTCCCTCTTGGCAGCTCGCTGGTGCCATCCTTGTCGTCGATATCCTTGCCACTCTCTTCGCCATCTTCGGTTGGTTCGTCGAGGATGGCCGCACCAGCATTGTCGCCGTGGTCCGTATCTGGATCTTCTCTTTCGGTATCTTCTGTGTCATGGGTGGTCTCTACTACTTCATGCAGGGCAGCACTGGTTTCGACAACCTGATGCACGGCAAGTCCCCCAAGCAGAACCAGAAGCAGCGTTCCCTTGAGGATTTCG TCGTTTCCCTCCAGCGTGTCTCTACTCAGCACGAGAAGTCTCAGTAA